CGGcgacgtcgtcgccgtcgccgtcggcgCCCCACGCCCGTCTAACATGCGCGTAGTTTGTGACGTATACGTACGGTGGTCGGTGTATTCTGTGCCGCGTATGTTTACGCTCGTTCCACCTAAGACAGACCCGGCAAAATGGACGATATAGCACTGCGGGCGTCTGATCACGTTTTAGAGGTGATATTCTCGTATCTCGACCTGCACACGCTGAGAAACTGCTCGCTGGTTTGCAAACGGTGGTACTGCTTCCTCAACGACGAGAACAACGACGTGTGGCGGATGCACTGCATAAGAAAGCTGGCCCAGGAGGCCCTCAGCTCCGACTTGTTGTCCTCGGTGCCCACGTACAAATCGAAGCTGCGCGCGTTTTACCACGCGTGGAATCCCAACGATTGCTCGCggaacatttatattaaacccAACGGATTCACCCTGCACAGGTTGGTGTCCCGTGCGACGTTGTCCTCCCGTGCGTCTCGGTCGTCGGAGGCGAAGCCTCCGTTTGTACTTTTAACGTAGCCACATTTTGACAGCACCCCTTATACCGGCTGCAATCTAATATTGCTTTCCGTTGCAAGTAAATCAGTCGATTTACCTAGCAGACGTGACTTCGAGAAAAGAGACTTTTTGTAAGACGACGTAGTGTTGGGAATATGTTTTTTAGAAGGAGCTTGAAGGAGCTGCTTCTACAGCTGAGCACCCCTGTAGTTGATCTGctagtaaaaattgtttagtaGAAGCGTGAAGTAATCTGACGAGTGCAATATCCAAAATGTCTCGCATCAGTTACCGTATTGTTGCAGAAATCCTGTGGCGCAAAGTACGGACGCGTGTAGAGGCAAGATAGGCTTTCGACACGGACGTCACGCCTGGGAAGTTATCTGGGAAGGACCATTGGGAACAGTAGCGGTAATAGGAATAGCCACTAAGGAAGCACCGCTGTTGTGTCACGGATACGTAGCGTTGCTCGGCTCGGATGAACATTCCTGGGGTTGGAACCTTGTCGACAACCATTTGCTACATAATGGAGATCCACAAGGGAATTATCCTTTGCTCAACAACGCTCCGAAATATCAGGTATTGATATTTGTCACAAATCGTATCCATATCAATAACCAAGTCActcgttatatttttacattcagAAATATTCCTAATATctgataattttcatttacaGGTTGGGGAAAGGATTAGAGTAATTTTGGATTGTGATGATAATACGTTGTCTTTCGAGAAGAATTACGAATTTCTGGGTGTAGCTTTTAGAGGTATGacattttatctatttctccatgtttttgatatacttttattattatctgcTATCATTATTAGCGTCCAAAGTTTGAGACAGTTACatcgttttcttcttctcctttctatATCATTCCttgaaatttcaaaaaagaaatataagccTTTACGAGTCACTTTGATAAACAGGGTTACCAGATAAGAGATTATATCCATCGGTATCTGCGGTTTATGGGAATACAGAAGTGTCCATGGTATACTTAGGACCACCATTGGATGGCTAAcacattacatttaaaaaagaaacatatccTCAAAAAGCTCATTTGAGGCTGTACAATGTATTCTTAATGCCAAGTTCTCTGCACTATACCGACATTGTCTACGTTTAAGTAGAGAAAGCACACGACGACAAACTGTACAATATTTACAGAGAATGTGTGCCTGTAGATTACTTGGtcgatattgtaaataatagacgttttattttacttaaactGCGAAATTTATCATGCATACATTTAGTTTGAAcaattaaatcaattgatggatgcaattatatgtattatacatggAAGCTTTAAGTGATATTAGTTCTcaaataattacgtaatatgatataattatatatatgaaaatattttaatgatttttattgaaGTATTTTTTGCTAAATGATGCTATCATATGAAATTATgctatattcaaataaaattggaaattattaaaatctacacttatatatatatataagtgtagattttaataatttccaattttatttatatatatataaatttgtacttAAATGCTTCCATATAGTACTATTTTTacttctattatttaattatgtgcaaAGACGAAatcgcaatattttatactaatttataataatactctAGGTTTCAGGAagaatttctttcaaaaagAATTCCGTtgtaatatcttgaaataattgttatagataatatttaaatacttttcgCTTCGTTTCTTTGTGCTGTGTAATCTCAGGACACtcgttataatatattactttttatcgcTAGAATTAACGAACTGGTTATATTCTTCCTAAATGctcatattctttttaatatgtatatatataaaaaaaacttatgtCGTAAATGATACATCACCAGCCAAAGGAAAACAATAAGAgaatctttcttatttttttgtgaaacTCCATGCATGATTTGCTTGTTTCTTGTGATTTATGTCTATTTCTATCAAcgcagattaattttaattttggtttaacttacctgtcatcttttcctagttctaagcgttagaaaaagatagaaagtaagttaaaccgagattaaagttaatctacattggcaGAAATGGGCATTAGTGAGATTATCTTCATATATAAAGAGCTAAGAATTTgtaggaaaaattaaattttatttatattataacgaaagtaaattataataaaatgacttTCAAATATGATTCTTCGCGTAAtagtatacagggtgtcccacTTCAAGTGTTCATTGAGTAtagttacattattttttgtataatattaaatcatgAACATAATTATGTAGCATGATAAAATGATGATAAAATCAAATTGTGAACGGCTTTTGTAAGGCCTCATTCAATAGgcatgaaaaattattcgtcctaaataaaaactaaattaatattttgtttcgaAAATAATAGGGATTCACATGCTTATGATGCATAATAATTTCTTCGGAAAgacaaaaacgaaagaaaagaggcaaaaaaaattcaataatcatAAAGCATTGCTTAAtgcaatgtatttttcttcgcatttttaaacatttaatgcCCTTATATCAAAGCGATATGGTTTAGATTCTAAGTCATCGTATTAGATTCTTCGTTGCTACTAAAATctaatatcattttaataccTTGGGTATAtgctgtataaatttttatgccaCTATTGTGGATGAATGAATAGCACAAAAAAATACCTACTgcataaaatcttaaaagttGTCCTTTTCATTCGTCGTCTAGTGaatttttatgttgataacatatatatgtgtatatatatataaatttatatacatatataaatttaaatatatataaatatgaaagattGTATATTACAatctgtatttataaaaaatgctgtttttaatgtaagattGAATACTGATGATTAGAGTGAACTAGATGTGATCAGTAAgacgattatttataatgtacatatatttattataatgattGCGTTTGCTGTACGTAGTGTTCGTGAATTAGTTTTTCTAAACTTTTGTACAGAATCGTGTACATagtgattataaatatttgggaaataaactttatttcgtATGTACCTGTTGGTTCTGTTTGTCAAATTCACCAGcctttacttttatatctcATAAGCATTTTGTTGCTTTGAAAATGCAACAAAATGCTAATTTAATCGATCATTatggattatataaaaattttgttgtataaataaaaatcatggCTCAGACGAATTCTCTTTATTCATTTTACCCAAAACCTTACAATGTTTTCACAACTCGGATGCTAGTGATGGTGTAACAATGTTACACGTGTATCTATGTGAATACCTGAATGTTAACTCGTGGACTTGAGAGATTACCATGGCGATACACCAAACCAAAAGAGTttgcttttataaatatcatgtATCGATGCTAAATGTTGAAAACTTCCTCGCCTTTCGCGCATCAATTCTGTTCGAGTGGAAAAAATTGcggaaaaattggaaatttcGAATACAGAGTTTACAAATTTTCAGAGTGAACGCGTTGTTAAtcttatattgtaaatatataggCGCAGTTATATTTGGTGAGAGTAATATTGTACAGTGACAAAGAAATATAGTTACAACAATACTAATATTCTTACTGTGCGAATTTGTATGCAGTCCACTAGAACGCAGCCAATGTTGGGTATTTATGCGCgtgatacaaattattattcaatatgtAATCTAAATCAACGAATAAAAAGCAGAATTGTTTACATAATTCATCTATCTACTTCATGTATATAGATTATTCTATCAGTATCAGTACTGTTATAAAATtgtcattgtttattttttgacATATCTATTTGAATTCAAGGTTGTATTAACATTCTGgcatcatttaaatatttatcaagcGCAAAATATTACCTAAATT
The Temnothorax longispinosus isolate EJ_2023e chromosome 7, Tlon_JGU_v1, whole genome shotgun sequence DNA segment above includes these coding regions:
- the Fsn gene encoding F-box/SPRY domain-containing protein 1 codes for the protein MDDIALRASDHVLEVIFSYLDLHTLRNCSLVCKRWYCFLNDENNDVWRMHCIRKLAQEALSSDLLSSVPTYKSKLRAFYHAWNPNDCSRNIYIKPNGFTLHRNPVAQSTDACRGKIGFRHGRHAWEVIWEGPLGTVAVIGIATKEAPLLCHGYVALLGSDEHSWGWNLVDNHLLHNGDPQGNYPLLNNAPKYQVGERIRVILDCDDNTLSFEKNYEFLGVAFRGLPDKRLYPSVSAVYGNTEVSMVYLGPPLDG